Proteins from a genomic interval of Nitrospina gracilis Nb-211:
- a CDS encoding formylglycine-generating enzyme family protein, producing the protein MNPEVQEPHPMGGCSGLGPRAWGRILIVLLLACGLFACASSGSPNPSPGMVHVPAGPFTMGSSEEDIQWAAKTFFSESLEYYRDETPAYTVQMAAFEIDQHEVTNAEYRKYLEATNRPAPKYLDNEKFNAPNQPVAGVTWQEANDYCAWTGKRLPTEAEWEKAARGVDGRFYPWGNDPDPTRANARGMKDGHRYPAPVGTFPKGASPYGALDMAGNVWEWTADWYRPYPGNLVKNDLYGNTFRVMRGGSWFSNMDLARSTVRGKLTPDQRQNYIGFRCAR; encoded by the coding sequence ATGAATCCTGAGGTGCAGGAACCGCACCCGATGGGAGGGTGTTCCGGGCTTGGGCCGCGTGCCTGGGGCCGCATCCTCATTGTGCTTCTGCTCGCCTGCGGGCTGTTTGCCTGCGCCTCCTCAGGTTCACCCAATCCCAGTCCCGGCATGGTGCACGTTCCCGCCGGTCCCTTCACCATGGGCAGTTCCGAGGAAGACATCCAGTGGGCCGCCAAAACGTTTTTCTCCGAGTCGCTGGAGTATTACCGCGACGAAACCCCCGCCTACACGGTGCAGATGGCCGCGTTTGAGATCGACCAGCACGAGGTCACCAACGCCGAGTACCGAAAGTATCTGGAAGCCACGAACCGCCCCGCTCCCAAATACCTGGACAATGAAAAGTTCAACGCACCCAACCAGCCCGTGGCCGGCGTGACCTGGCAGGAAGCGAACGACTACTGTGCATGGACGGGCAAGAGGTTGCCCACGGAAGCGGAATGGGAAAAGGCGGCGCGCGGCGTCGACGGCCGGTTTTATCCTTGGGGCAATGACCCCGACCCCACCCGCGCCAACGCCCGCGGCATGAAGGACGGCCACCGCTATCCCGCACCCGTCGGCACGTTCCCAAAGGGGGCCAGTCCCTACGGCGCGCTCGACATGGCGGGCAACGTGTGGGAATGGACTGCCGACTGGTATCGGCCCTACCCCGGAAATCTCGTCAAAAACGACCTTTACGGCAATACGTTCCGTGTCATGCGCGGCGGTTCCTGGTTTTCGAATATGGATTTGGCTCGCTCCACGGTTCGGGGTAAACTGACCCCGGATCAGCGGCAGAACTATATCGGGTTTCGGTGTGCGCGGTGA
- a CDS encoding LeuD/DmdB family oxidoreductase small subunit codes for MKKKISGRAYVLGNNIDTDQIIPAQHLVYSLSDPEERKNYGKFALSGVPTEAAGLPQGNKPFVEEGFESPYTIVIGGKNFGCGSSREHAPACMEIAGVQAVIAESYARIFYRNSVDGGFFIPLETKDPLTDKIQTGDELEIDLESNTLANKTQNTTYPLQPLGDVIDIIEAGNIFEYARKSGLIQSN; via the coding sequence ATGAAAAAGAAAATTTCGGGGCGTGCCTACGTCCTCGGCAACAACATCGACACAGACCAGATCATCCCGGCTCAGCACCTGGTGTACAGCCTGAGCGATCCGGAGGAGCGCAAGAATTACGGCAAGTTCGCCCTCTCCGGTGTGCCCACAGAGGCGGCGGGCCTGCCGCAGGGCAACAAACCGTTCGTCGAAGAGGGGTTCGAGTCGCCGTACACCATCGTCATCGGCGGCAAGAATTTCGGTTGCGGTTCGTCACGCGAACACGCCCCGGCGTGCATGGAGATCGCCGGCGTGCAGGCGGTGATTGCGGAATCGTACGCCCGCATCTTCTACCGCAATTCGGTGGACGGCGGCTTCTTCATTCCGCTGGAGACGAAGGACCCGCTGACCGACAAGATCCAGACCGGCGACGAGTTGGAAATCGATCTGGAGTCGAACACGCTGGCCAACAAAACGCAGAACACGACGTACCCGTTGCAACCGCTGGGCGATGTCATCGACATCATCGAGGCGGGGAACATTTTTGAATACGCCCGCAAATCCGGGCTGATTCAGAGCAACTGA
- a CDS encoding 3-isopropylmalate dehydratase large subunit has translation MGMTITEKIIAAHSGKTSVKPGDNVWVDVDVLMTHDVCGPGTIGIFKKQFGENAKVWDREKVVIIPDHYIFTSDPHANRNIDIIRAFAKEQDLPYYYDVGTDNYKGVCHVALAQEGHNRPGEVLFGTDSHTCTSGAFGMFSTGIGNTDAAFILGTGKLWVKVPETMRFEFRGQFPPYIMAKDILLQVIGDIGCDGATYRTMEWAGDAVMSLSMEERMTLCNMAIEAGGKNAVIEADQTTFDYLETRNKKPYNVVHGDKDANTFFHKVYDADKMEPVVAKPHSPDNRALARECSDVKLDRAYIGSCTGGKLTDFIAAAEILKGEKVKIGTYIVPATTEVERELNTHRIDGKTVMEIFREAGCHIGEPSCAACLGGPADTFGRTQGTEVVISTTNRNFPGRMGSKQSSVFLASPYTAAASALTGRVTDPREFMAAAV, from the coding sequence ATGGGAATGACCATCACTGAAAAAATCATCGCCGCTCATTCGGGCAAAACCTCGGTAAAGCCGGGCGACAACGTTTGGGTGGATGTGGATGTCCTGATGACGCACGATGTGTGCGGTCCGGGCACCATCGGCATCTTCAAAAAACAATTCGGCGAAAACGCCAAGGTCTGGGACCGCGAGAAAGTGGTCATCATTCCGGACCACTATATATTCACGTCCGATCCGCACGCCAACCGCAACATCGACATCATCCGCGCGTTCGCGAAGGAGCAGGACCTTCCTTATTACTATGACGTCGGCACCGACAACTACAAGGGCGTCTGCCACGTGGCACTGGCGCAGGAAGGCCACAACCGGCCGGGCGAGGTGCTGTTCGGCACCGATTCGCACACCTGCACCTCCGGCGCGTTCGGCATGTTCTCGACCGGCATCGGCAACACCGACGCCGCGTTCATCCTGGGCACCGGCAAGCTGTGGGTCAAGGTGCCGGAGACCATGCGCTTCGAGTTCCGCGGCCAGTTCCCGCCCTACATCATGGCGAAGGACATTTTGCTCCAGGTGATCGGCGACATCGGTTGCGACGGCGCCACCTACCGCACCATGGAATGGGCGGGCGACGCGGTGATGAGCCTGTCCATGGAAGAGCGCATGACGCTGTGCAACATGGCCATCGAGGCAGGCGGCAAAAATGCCGTCATCGAGGCCGACCAGACCACCTTCGACTACCTGGAGACGCGCAACAAGAAGCCGTACAACGTGGTCCACGGTGACAAGGACGCGAACACCTTCTTCCACAAGGTATACGACGCCGACAAAATGGAACCGGTGGTGGCCAAGCCGCATTCACCGGACAACCGGGCGCTGGCGCGCGAGTGCAGTGACGTCAAACTCGACCGCGCCTACATCGGCTCCTGCACCGGCGGCAAGCTGACCGACTTCATCGCCGCGGCGGAAATCCTGAAAGGCGAGAAGGTCAAGATCGGCACCTACATCGTGCCCGCGACGACCGAGGTCGAGCGCGAGCTGAACACCCACCGGATCGACGGCAAGACGGTCATGGAAATTTTCAGGGAAGCGGGATGCCACATCGGCGAGCCCTCGTGCGCCGCGTGCCTGGGCGGTCCGGCGGACACCTTCGGCCGGACGCAGGGCACGGAAGTGGTGATCTCCACCACCAACCGCAACTTCCCCGGACGCATGGGGTCGAAGCAGTCCTCGGTTTTCCTGGCGTCCCCGTACACGGCGGCGGCTTCCGCGCTGACCGGACGGGTGACCGATCCTCGTGAATTCATGGCCGCGGCGGTTTAA
- a CDS encoding SLC13 family permease: protein MNQSPKIIIDRRPLWIVAFDRLRRGIVVAILFALFVVFLNQDAPAGLTPQAYKVLCLFGLSVALWSTNVIPLSATSLFVIGAVPLLGIMEDSRVYEFFGNKAVFFILGAFILSGAMISCGLSVRLSLWAIENWGHNPRKLMASIYLFGTAGSTIMSEHAVAAMLFPIVAEIVSALQLAPGRSQYGKQLYFALGWGCIIGGATTVLGGGRVPLAVEMLEKGTENEHTLGILQYSVLTFPMIPILLVCGWVLLTTLFKPEAVDVSPALETLERKSLSLGKISYQEMGVGAVMAVTLVLWFGFGDTLGIANIALMAVFALFVLNLITWRAVEPHVNWAIILMYGGAICLGEVMAESGAALWLAEKVFQGWIASPTAFLLALAVLSVLFTTFMSNSAVIAILLPPALTLCPAYGVSPVVATMTVILPSNFAFILPIATPASALAYSSRYIPLADMMKAGLLLSVLGMLSYMVLLWGYWPLIGFA from the coding sequence GTGAACCAATCGCCCAAAATCATAATCGACCGCCGCCCGCTGTGGATCGTGGCCTTCGACCGCCTGCGCCGCGGCATTGTGGTGGCGATCCTGTTCGCGCTGTTCGTGGTGTTTCTCAACCAGGACGCTCCCGCCGGTCTCACACCGCAGGCATACAAGGTATTGTGCCTGTTCGGGCTCTCCGTTGCGCTGTGGTCCACCAACGTCATCCCGCTTTCGGCGACCAGCCTGTTCGTCATCGGCGCGGTGCCCCTGCTGGGCATCATGGAAGACTCGCGGGTGTACGAGTTTTTCGGCAACAAGGCGGTGTTTTTCATCCTCGGCGCGTTCATTCTGTCGGGCGCGATGATCTCCTGCGGGCTCAGCGTGCGGCTGTCTTTGTGGGCGATTGAAAACTGGGGTCACAACCCGCGCAAGCTGATGGCCTCGATTTACCTGTTCGGCACCGCGGGCTCCACCATCATGTCCGAGCACGCCGTGGCGGCGATGTTGTTCCCCATCGTGGCGGAAATCGTCTCCGCCCTGCAACTCGCGCCGGGGCGGTCGCAGTACGGCAAGCAGTTGTATTTCGCGCTGGGGTGGGGGTGCATCATCGGCGGCGCCACCACCGTGCTGGGTGGCGGGCGCGTGCCCCTGGCGGTCGAGATGCTGGAAAAGGGCACCGAAAACGAACACACGCTGGGCATCCTGCAGTATTCGGTGCTGACTTTCCCGATGATCCCCATCCTGCTGGTCTGCGGCTGGGTGCTTTTAACCACCCTGTTCAAGCCGGAGGCGGTGGACGTGTCGCCGGCTTTGGAGACGCTGGAACGCAAATCCCTGAGCCTCGGCAAAATCTCGTACCAGGAGATGGGCGTCGGTGCGGTGATGGCCGTCACCCTGGTGCTGTGGTTCGGCTTCGGCGACACCCTGGGCATCGCCAACATCGCCCTGATGGCGGTGTTCGCGCTGTTCGTGCTGAACCTCATCACCTGGCGCGCGGTGGAGCCGCACGTCAACTGGGCGATCATTCTGATGTACGGAGGCGCCATCTGCCTGGGTGAGGTGATGGCGGAGTCGGGGGCCGCCCTGTGGCTGGCGGAGAAGGTGTTTCAGGGCTGGATCGCCTCGCCGACGGCGTTTTTGCTGGCGCTGGCGGTGCTCTCCGTCCTGTTCACCACGTTCATGAGCAACAGCGCCGTCATCGCCATCCTCCTGCCGCCCGCGCTCACCCTGTGCCCGGCGTACGGCGTCAGCCCGGTGGTGGCGACGATGACCGTCATCCTGCCCAGCAACTTCGCCTTCATTCTGCCCATCGCCACCCCGGCATCGGCCTTGGCGTACTCCTCCCGCTACATCCCGCTGGCCGACATGATGAAGGCGGGGCTCCTGCTCAGCGTGCTGGGCATGCTCTCCTACATGGTCCTGCTCTGGGGATATTGGCCCCTCATCGGGTTTGCGTGA
- a CDS encoding rhodanese-like domain-containing protein, with translation MDAEPREILPMSPSELKKRLDKGEIECLLDVREDWEHSLSALPDSVHIPLDQLIDRFQELAFEDEIVVYCHFGERSLRAGKILKESGVETVYNLIGGIDAYSQIADPSIPRYRSQM, from the coding sequence ATGGATGCCGAGCCGCGGGAGATCCTGCCCATGTCGCCGTCGGAGTTGAAAAAGCGGCTGGACAAGGGAGAAATTGAGTGCCTGCTGGACGTGCGCGAGGACTGGGAGCATTCGTTGTCCGCGCTTCCGGATTCCGTACACATTCCGCTGGATCAACTGATAGACCGATTTCAGGAACTGGCGTTCGAGGACGAGATCGTGGTCTATTGCCATTTCGGCGAGCGGTCGCTCCGCGCCGGGAAGATCCTGAAAGAATCCGGGGTTGAGACCGTGTACAACCTCATCGGCGGCATCGACGCCTATTCGCAGATCGCCGATCCCTCCATCCCCCGCTACCGCTCGCAGATGTAG
- a CDS encoding type II toxin-antitoxin system HicA family toxin yields MTDLPQLTGKKLVNLLKKSGFAVVRSKGSHFVLKSEDGRMTVVPVHSGETIGPGLLSKILQDCELTREDLKKLLK; encoded by the coding sequence GTGACCGACCTCCCCCAGCTCACCGGCAAAAAACTCGTCAACCTTCTTAAAAAATCCGGTTTCGCAGTCGTCCGCAGTAAAGGCAGTCACTTTGTCCTGAAATCAGAAGACGGCCGCATGACCGTGGTTCCGGTGCATTCGGGAGAAACCATCGGCCCGGGTCTGTTGAGCAAAATCCTGCAAGACTGCGAACTCACCCGCGAAGACCTTAAAAAACTGCTTAAGTAA
- a CDS encoding type II toxin-antitoxin system HicB family antitoxin — protein MKKTIQHKSSRQAREYNAIVERDAEGYFVASVLELPGCHTQAKSMDALEKRLREAIEVYLEAQEEPPEPSRFVGVYRINL, from the coding sequence ATGAAAAAGACCATCCAACATAAAAGCTCCAGGCAAGCGCGGGAATACAACGCCATCGTGGAGCGTGACGCGGAGGGGTACTTCGTCGCGTCCGTTCTGGAACTCCCCGGCTGTCACACCCAGGCCAAGTCCATGGACGCTCTGGAAAAGCGCTTGCGCGAAGCGATCGAGGTGTACCTGGAAGCGCAGGAAGAACCGCCGGAACCGTCCCGGTTCGTCGGGGTTTACCGCATCAACCTCTGA
- a CDS encoding M14 family metallopeptidase codes for MERVTMDLHLLDAVPPELFTTSVENLGDVLPGPTLLRLPGRTDPPLFISTLLHGDEPTGFQAMQKLLAHYLSTDEGLPRSVWLFLGNVHAAKGNLRHLDQQPDFNRIWNGGDQPEHRLADRVVEMARENGLFACIDIHNTSGKNPPYSAINKLDPACVFLGKLFSDKLVYFTRPDTVLSKAFAGICPAVTVECGQAGDPKGLERVHGFVDQCLNLTAIVPTGYRTADESVYHSIGRIEFPDGCTVGFDHARGNEDFVFVEDLDSLNFQELPENTRIGWRHDASKRLQVIDETGKEVGDEFFVYKGNEIRLKRAVVPSMLTTSPYAALDDCLGYLMQRYVLE; via the coding sequence GTGGAGCGTGTGACGATGGACCTGCACCTGCTCGACGCCGTGCCGCCGGAGTTGTTCACCACCTCCGTCGAAAACCTGGGCGATGTCCTGCCCGGCCCGACGCTGTTGCGTCTCCCCGGCCGGACCGATCCGCCGTTGTTCATCTCGACACTCCTGCACGGCGACGAGCCGACGGGATTTCAGGCCATGCAGAAACTGCTGGCGCATTACCTGAGCACGGATGAAGGACTGCCGCGCAGTGTGTGGCTGTTTCTCGGCAACGTGCACGCGGCGAAGGGCAACCTGCGTCATCTCGACCAGCAACCCGACTTCAACCGCATCTGGAACGGCGGCGACCAGCCGGAGCATCGCCTCGCAGACCGCGTGGTGGAGATGGCACGGGAGAACGGCCTGTTCGCCTGCATCGACATCCACAACACGTCGGGGAAAAATCCGCCCTACTCCGCCATCAACAAGCTCGATCCCGCGTGCGTGTTTTTAGGCAAACTGTTCAGCGACAAGCTGGTGTACTTCACCCGGCCCGACACCGTGCTGAGCAAGGCGTTCGCCGGGATCTGTCCGGCGGTGACGGTGGAGTGCGGACAGGCGGGCGATCCCAAGGGCCTCGAGCGCGTGCACGGGTTCGTCGATCAGTGCCTGAACCTGACGGCGATCGTGCCGACGGGATACCGCACCGCGGATGAGTCCGTGTATCACAGCATCGGGCGCATCGAGTTTCCGGACGGGTGCACGGTCGGGTTCGATCATGCGAGAGGCAACGAGGACTTCGTCTTCGTGGAAGACCTCGACAGTTTGAACTTCCAGGAACTGCCGGAGAACACGCGCATCGGCTGGCGTCATGACGCGAGTAAGCGGTTGCAGGTGATCGACGAGACGGGGAAGGAAGTGGGCGACGAATTTTTCGTGTACAAGGGGAACGAGATACGCCTGAAGCGGGCGGTGGTGCCCTCCATGCTGACCACCAGCCCCTACGCCGCCCTCGACGACTGCCTGGGCTATTTAATGCAACGGTATGTGCTGGAGTGA
- a CDS encoding glutamate-cysteine ligase family protein has protein sequence MGLDIPHSQFCDADFEEFKRRLHRETDHLSAWFREGAFDDQPGACGFELEAWLVDSQYQPAPMNDIILPTIDHGLVVPELARFNFEINSTPQTLSPTMFRDMDEELAGIWELCENRAQDHDCGVMTIGILPTITDDALTVANMSSNCRYQALNEQVLRLRNGRNLILEIDGNDRLHVEHDDVMLESVTTSLQIHIQSPPQNAARYYNLSQVLAAPMAAVTANSPFLFGKDLWDETRIPAFEQSIAVASFRAADGRTIGRATFGTGYAQSSILEPFLENLYAYPILLPIHFDDRVEDMSHLRLHNGTIWRWSRPLVGVNEHGVPHLRIEHRVPAAGPSRPDTIAHVAFLLGLMIHFVHEDTKLEDEIPFMQARDNFYRAARNGLCAEIKWTGNRSVRVQELILEHLVPAARKGLERAGVDKADIDHYIHGIIGERVRSGQNGARWQREFVAKHGRDMAALTAAYYHKQHSHQPVHTWSV, from the coding sequence ATGGGCCTGGACATCCCGCATTCCCAGTTTTGCGACGCGGACTTTGAAGAGTTCAAGCGCCGCCTCCACCGGGAGACGGACCACCTCTCCGCCTGGTTTCGGGAAGGCGCGTTCGACGACCAGCCCGGCGCCTGCGGGTTCGAGCTGGAAGCGTGGCTGGTGGATTCGCAATACCAGCCCGCGCCGATGAACGACATCATCCTGCCTACCATCGACCACGGCCTCGTGGTGCCGGAGCTGGCCCGCTTCAATTTCGAAATCAACAGCACGCCGCAGACGCTCTCGCCCACCATGTTCCGCGACATGGACGAAGAACTGGCCGGCATCTGGGAATTGTGCGAGAACCGCGCGCAGGATCACGATTGCGGCGTGATGACCATCGGCATCCTGCCCACCATCACCGACGACGCGCTGACCGTCGCCAACATGTCCTCCAACTGCCGCTACCAGGCGCTCAACGAGCAGGTGCTCCGCCTGCGCAACGGCCGCAACCTGATCCTCGAAATCGACGGCAACGACCGCCTGCACGTGGAACATGACGACGTGATGCTGGAGTCGGTGACGACGTCACTGCAGATCCACATCCAGTCCCCGCCGCAAAACGCGGCGCGGTATTACAACCTGTCGCAGGTGCTGGCGGCGCCGATGGCGGCGGTGACGGCCAACTCGCCGTTCCTGTTCGGCAAGGATTTGTGGGACGAGACGCGCATCCCGGCGTTCGAGCAGTCGATCGCCGTCGCCAGTTTCCGCGCGGCGGACGGACGCACCATCGGCCGCGCCACCTTCGGCACCGGCTACGCGCAAAGCTCGATCCTCGAACCGTTTCTCGAAAACCTGTACGCGTACCCCATCCTGCTCCCCATCCACTTCGACGACCGCGTGGAAGACATGAGCCACCTGCGCCTGCACAACGGCACCATCTGGCGCTGGTCGCGCCCGCTCGTCGGGGTGAACGAACACGGCGTGCCGCACCTGCGCATCGAACACCGCGTGCCCGCCGCCGGACCCAGCCGGCCGGACACCATCGCCCACGTCGCCTTCCTGCTCGGCCTCATGATCCACTTCGTTCACGAGGACACCAAGCTGGAAGACGAGATTCCCTTCATGCAGGCACGCGACAATTTTTACCGCGCGGCGCGGAACGGTCTCTGCGCGGAGATCAAGTGGACGGGCAACCGCAGTGTGCGCGTGCAGGAATTGATTCTGGAACACCTCGTGCCCGCGGCACGGAAAGGACTCGAACGCGCGGGGGTCGATAAGGCAGACATCGACCATTACATCCACGGCATCATCGGCGAGCGGGTGCGGTCGGGGCAGAACGGCGCGCGCTGGCAGAGGGAGTTCGTCGCCAAACACGGACGCGACATGGCGGCGCTGACCGCCGCCTACTACCACAAACAACATTCGCACCAGCCGGTGCACACGTGGAGCGTGTGA
- the aroE gene encoding shikimate dehydrogenase has protein sequence MICVPIVGPTMDRALEDIDACRRVADFIEFRLDLIASHDLPRLIEAAGNTPYIVTNRAKMDGGQFPGTEEERVAVIKQAIELGAMYIDIETSTPPELLRSVLENKGKSKAILSHHDFTRTDDKIDALYELMTQMPADVLKLITYAQDLSDNLRLLQLLSRARRDGVNLIAFCMGEKGEISRILSPMYGGWLTFGSLDRGRESAPGQIPAATLKHIYRVNELTIDSKIFGVIGDPVNKSMGYLIHNRAFQELNLPHVYVPFWVKSLTRFFNTYQAYFTGLSVTMPFKEDIMKHLNRIDPLAKKIGAVNTVVREGNDWVGYNTDVTGALSALNAVTELKGKRVLIIGAGGTAKAIGYGVTEQGAALTLTYNRNKEKAEALAQELNAKLISIRDVDAHETDIVINCSPAGMTPNTNDTPYPARLLKPGMVVFDSVYNPMETRLIKEAREKGCTVIPGIELFVNQAIGQLKLWTGTTPPREPLHEVVESRLRELEAKGV, from the coding sequence ATGATTTGCGTTCCCATCGTCGGTCCCACCATGGACCGCGCGCTTGAAGACATCGACGCCTGCCGCCGTGTTGCCGACTTCATCGAGTTTCGTCTCGATCTGATTGCCAGTCACGATCTGCCGCGCCTGATTGAGGCCGCGGGCAACACACCGTACATCGTCACCAACCGGGCGAAGATGGACGGCGGCCAGTTCCCCGGCACGGAAGAAGAGCGCGTCGCCGTCATCAAACAAGCCATCGAGCTGGGCGCGATGTACATCGACATCGAAACCTCCACGCCGCCGGAACTCCTGCGCTCGGTGCTGGAGAACAAGGGCAAATCGAAAGCCATTCTGTCGCACCACGATTTCACGCGCACCGACGACAAAATCGATGCGCTCTACGAGTTGATGACGCAGATGCCCGCCGACGTGTTGAAGCTCATCACCTACGCGCAGGATTTGAGCGACAACCTGCGGCTTCTGCAACTGCTCAGCCGCGCGCGCCGGGACGGGGTGAACCTGATCGCGTTCTGCATGGGCGAGAAAGGCGAGATCAGCCGAATCCTCTCTCCCATGTACGGCGGCTGGCTGACGTTCGGCTCGCTCGACCGCGGACGCGAAAGCGCGCCGGGGCAGATCCCCGCGGCCACGCTGAAACACATCTACCGCGTCAACGAACTCACGATAGACAGCAAGATTTTCGGCGTCATCGGCGACCCCGTGAACAAAAGCATGGGCTACCTCATCCACAACCGCGCCTTCCAGGAACTGAACCTGCCGCACGTGTACGTGCCGTTCTGGGTGAAAAGCCTGACGCGTTTCTTCAACACCTACCAGGCGTACTTCACCGGCCTCAGCGTCACCATGCCGTTCAAGGAAGACATCATGAAGCACCTCAACCGCATCGACCCGCTGGCGAAGAAAATCGGCGCGGTCAACACGGTGGTGCGCGAAGGCAACGACTGGGTGGGCTACAATACGGACGTCACCGGCGCCCTGTCTGCACTCAATGCGGTGACGGAGCTGAAAGGCAAACGAGTGCTCATCATCGGCGCGGGCGGCACGGCCAAGGCCATCGGCTACGGCGTCACCGAACAGGGCGCGGCGCTCACCCTCACCTACAACCGCAATAAAGAAAAAGCCGAGGCGCTGGCGCAGGAATTGAACGCGAAGCTCATCAGCATCCGTGACGTCGATGCGCACGAAACCGACATTGTCATCAACTGCTCACCCGCCGGCATGACGCCCAACACGAACGACACACCCTACCCCGCGCGCTTGCTCAAGCCCGGCATGGTGGTGTTCGACTCGGTGTACAACCCGATGGAAACGCGCCTCATCAAAGAAGCCAGGGAAAAGGGATGCACCGTGATCCCCGGCATCGAGTTGTTCGTCAACCAGGCCATCGGACAGTTGAAGCTGTGGACCGGAACAACCCCGCCGCGCGAACCCCTGCACGAAGTCGTGGAATCCCGCCTGCGCGAGCTGGAGGCAAAAGGCGTTTGA
- a CDS encoding flagellar export chaperone FlgN, whose product MQPDLSAKIMKGLETQKAGYAHLLELADQQKAAIIADDDARLRELVRNKEQRLQDLRRAEKGLLETVDTLSRAEREHMREQAAALQEEVVTLMEKLIEIETDCAERLKSKKLETRDELTDLKHRKQRIQGYGTFRQKGTGFSGDA is encoded by the coding sequence ATGCAACCCGACCTGTCCGCCAAAATCATGAAAGGCCTCGAAACGCAGAAGGCCGGTTACGCCCACCTGCTGGAACTGGCGGACCAGCAGAAAGCGGCCATCATCGCAGACGACGACGCACGCCTGCGCGAATTGGTGCGGAATAAGGAACAGCGCCTCCAGGATTTGCGCCGGGCGGAAAAGGGATTGCTGGAAACGGTGGACACTCTTTCCCGCGCGGAGCGTGAACACATGCGTGAGCAGGCCGCCGCCTTGCAGGAAGAGGTTGTGACCCTTATGGAAAAACTGATCGAAATCGAAACCGACTGTGCGGAACGGCTGAAATCGAAAAAACTGGAAACCCGGGACGAATTGACGGACCTCAAACACCGCAAGCAACGCATCCAGGGGTACGGCACGTTCCGCCAGAAAGGCACCGGGTTTTCCGGCGACGCCTGA